The Sander vitreus isolate 19-12246 chromosome 5, sanVit1, whole genome shotgun sequence genome includes a region encoding these proteins:
- the LOC144517741 gene encoding transmembrane protein 252-like, with protein MNVKKRLWTLACIVLPGVGFPMICTGSYLVSLQIKYEYSMSVIPAYILIVFGILAVFIGIFWTNCHSMKSKMYQRGGHEQHTQVYTIERPSSFPPSYEESHGSQGRPETTSDSVVVVDGVDVVMSFAPPLYSSDSSDTPDCTWSWEQPPRYSQVEHIQQGEVDVEEQREALTDTEGKKGAIFRCL; from the exons ATGAATGTGAAGAAGAGGCTGTGGACCCTGGCCTGCATTGTCCTGCCTGGTGTGGGATTTCCGATGATCTGCACTGGGTCCTACCTGGTATCCCTGCAGATAAAGTACGAGTACTCTATGAGTGTCATCCCTGCCTACATCTTGATTGTGTTCGGCATCCTGGCTGTGTTCATCGGAATCTTCTGGACTAACTGCCACAGCATGAAGAGCAAGATGTACCAGAGAGGAGGACATGAACAGCACACCCAGGTCTACACTATTGAAAG ACCGAGCTCATTCCCTCCATCGTACGAGGAATCCCATGGCAGCCAGGGGCGTCCTGAAACAACCTCTGACTCTGTTGTTGTGGTTGACGGGGTGGATGTGGTGATGAGCTTCGCTCCTCCTCTGTACAGCTCGGATAGCTCGGACACTCCGGACTGCACATGGAGCTGGGAGCAGCCTCCTCGGTACAGTCAGGTGGAGCATATTCAGCAGGGAGAGGTGGACGtagaggagcagagggaggcCTTGACTGACACTGAGGGGAAGAAAGGTGCCATATTTAGGTGCCTCTAA